A single genomic interval of Cupriavidus sp. MP-37 harbors:
- a CDS encoding FimV/HubP family polar landmark protein, producing the protein MSVSQHRRKDAPTARQRWSTLAVTALGLLLAQPAAYAAGFGQLRVQSNLGQPLQAEIDISGVTAEEAAGLSVKLAPPSAYAAAGLTYLPAVGSLRLEVERRANGSYVARVRSSQPISEPFVDILLDMSWASGKVSRAYTFLLDPAGARASNQTFSPAPVVQAATPDAPAAPAPAAAQAAPAQQAAPTAEAEPARPAAPARPARQSARRAAAPAAGTDMAPGGGYTVQRGDTLYGIAGEAVQGQESVSLDQMLVALYRNNPNAFIGGNMNRLRSGAVLQVPTQQQAQAVSPRAARREVVARTQGFDAYRSRLASAAAAKSVEPDSGRQQSGNVTARVQEQAAPTDGPRDELKLSKAARGAQADAAARAEAEVARERQLKEAEARLAQLQKNVGDMQKLLELKNAEIAKLSQANQAALADKEKADAAARAAAAAPAVVPAEPPKADAVASTAAAAATAAAVANAASAPAVPAAGASAAAAVASAAASAVAAAPASQPAADVAANPAQGAASTPAAKPVPPVVAQPAPVPEPSFLDGLLANPMLLPGGGLVVALLGVYAIYRRRQKQKESEASGFGDSILSQESTVMAGANSLFGTAGGQSVDTSQHSVFGADFRIGNNTPEANEVDPIAEAEVYIAYGRDVQAEEILREALEKHPEQQPVRLKLLEIYSNRQDVEGFRVIAEEMFAQTGGHGAEWLKAAEMGRALEPGNALFMVVAPEAAGPDTASPATDQWRTQDPSQNPASIARLEPSLGDLSLPLDAFPAPAAGDPIVAPASAAMVFGAETPQPGEAVRLDMGLPGADPLADDDVPTLDTPTRGRPLEFDMSGLSLDLGSAPQGNAAAPAALDEASVPLPATTMLRDGKLAEPIDLSRVAPDTAGNLGQSVSPSTLSADGMDGGRDMQIKLDLARAYIEIGDKEGARELLQEVVEQSQDPLQAEARSLLLEVA; encoded by the coding sequence GTGAGTGTGAGCCAACATCGCCGGAAAGATGCGCCTACTGCCCGTCAGCGCTGGTCAACGCTGGCCGTCACGGCACTGGGCCTGCTGCTTGCGCAGCCGGCCGCCTATGCCGCGGGGTTCGGGCAATTGCGGGTTCAGTCGAATCTGGGGCAGCCGCTGCAGGCTGAGATCGACATCAGCGGGGTCACCGCCGAGGAGGCCGCGGGGCTCAGCGTCAAGCTGGCGCCGCCCAGCGCCTATGCCGCGGCCGGCTTGACCTATCTGCCGGCCGTGGGCAGCCTGCGGCTGGAAGTGGAGCGCCGCGCCAACGGCAGCTACGTGGCACGGGTGCGCTCCAGCCAGCCGATCAGCGAGCCCTTCGTCGATATCCTGCTCGACATGAGCTGGGCCAGCGGCAAGGTCTCGCGCGCCTACACCTTCCTGCTCGACCCCGCCGGGGCCAGGGCCTCCAACCAGACTTTCTCGCCGGCCCCGGTGGTGCAAGCCGCCACACCCGACGCACCGGCCGCGCCGGCACCTGCCGCCGCGCAAGCTGCGCCGGCCCAGCAGGCCGCGCCCACCGCCGAGGCCGAGCCGGCCCGGCCGGCCGCACCAGCCCGCCCCGCGCGCCAGAGCGCCAGGCGCGCCGCGGCGCCGGCCGCGGGCACCGACATGGCCCCCGGCGGCGGCTACACCGTGCAGCGCGGCGACACGCTCTATGGCATCGCCGGCGAAGCCGTGCAGGGCCAGGAATCGGTCTCGCTGGACCAGATGCTGGTGGCGCTCTATCGCAACAACCCCAACGCCTTTATCGGCGGCAACATGAACCGCCTGCGCAGCGGCGCGGTGCTGCAGGTGCCGACCCAGCAGCAGGCGCAGGCGGTCTCGCCCAGGGCGGCGCGCCGCGAAGTGGTGGCGCGCACGCAGGGCTTCGACGCCTACCGCAGCCGGCTGGCCAGTGCCGCCGCGGCCAAATCGGTCGAGCCCGACAGCGGCCGCCAGCAGTCCGGCAACGTGACCGCGCGCGTGCAGGAGCAGGCGGCGCCGACTGACGGCCCGCGCGATGAGCTCAAGCTCAGCAAGGCCGCACGTGGCGCGCAGGCCGACGCCGCGGCCAGGGCCGAAGCCGAAGTCGCGCGCGAGCGCCAGCTGAAGGAAGCCGAGGCGCGCCTGGCCCAGCTGCAAAAGAATGTCGGCGACATGCAGAAGCTGCTCGAGCTGAAGAACGCCGAGATCGCCAAGCTCAGCCAGGCCAACCAGGCTGCGCTGGCCGACAAGGAAAAGGCTGACGCCGCCGCCCGCGCGGCTGCCGCAGCGCCGGCCGTGGTGCCGGCCGAGCCGCCCAAGGCCGATGCCGTCGCGAGCACCGCCGCGGCCGCAGCAACCGCTGCAGCGGTCGCGAATGCGGCGAGCGCGCCTGCCGTGCCGGCGGCCGGCGCCAGTGCCGCGGCTGCGGTGGCGTCCGCGGCAGCCTCCGCCGTGGCCGCGGCCCCCGCCTCGCAGCCCGCCGCCGACGTGGCAGCCAACCCGGCGCAAGGTGCCGCATCGACGCCTGCGGCCAAGCCTGTGCCGCCGGTGGTCGCACAGCCCGCGCCGGTGCCCGAGCCGTCGTTCCTCGATGGCCTGCTGGCCAACCCCATGCTGCTGCCGGGCGGCGGCCTGGTGGTGGCGCTGCTGGGCGTGTATGCGATCTATCGCCGCCGCCAGAAGCAGAAGGAGAGCGAGGCCAGTGGCTTCGGCGACAGCATCCTGTCGCAGGAAAGCACGGTGATGGCCGGCGCCAACTCGCTGTTCGGCACCGCCGGTGGCCAGAGCGTCGACACTTCCCAGCACAGCGTGTTCGGCGCCGACTTCCGCATCGGCAACAACACGCCCGAAGCCAACGAGGTCGATCCGATCGCCGAGGCCGAGGTCTATATCGCCTACGGGCGCGATGTGCAGGCCGAGGAAATCCTGCGCGAAGCCCTCGAGAAACACCCGGAGCAGCAGCCGGTACGGCTCAAGCTCCTGGAGATTTACAGCAACAGACAGGATGTGGAAGGGTTCCGCGTGATTGCAGAGGAAATGTTCGCCCAGACCGGCGGACACGGAGCGGAATGGCTGAAGGCCGCGGAAATGGGGCGTGCGCTGGAGCCCGGCAACGCGCTGTTCATGGTGGTGGCGCCGGAGGCTGCGGGCCCCGATACGGCATCGCCGGCAACCGACCAGTGGCGCACGCAGGATCCGTCGCAGAACCCCGCCTCGATCGCGCGGCTGGAGCCGTCGCTGGGCGACCTGTCGCTGCCGCTGGATGCCTTCCCGGCGCCGGCCGCCGGCGACCCGATCGTCGCGCCGGCTTCGGCGGCGATGGTGTTCGGCGCCGAGACGCCGCAGCCGGGCGAGGCTGTGCGCCTCGACATGGGCCTGCCGGGCGCCGATCCGCTGGCCGATGACGACGTGCCCACGCTCGACACGCCGACCCGCGGCCGCCCGCTGGAGTTCGACATGTCGGGGCTGTCGCTGGACCTGGGCAGCGCCCCGCAAGGCAATGCCGCGGCCCCCGCCGCGCTCGACGAGGCCTCGGTGCCGCTGCCCGCCACCACCATGCTGCGCGACGGCAAGCTGGCCGAGCCGATCGACCTGTCGCGGGTGGCACCCGACACCGCCGGCAACCTGGGCCAGAGCGTGTCGCCGAGCACGCTGTCGGCCGACGGCATGGACGGCGGGCGCGACATGCAGATCAAGCTGGACCTGGCGCGCGCCTATATCGAGATCGGCGACAAGGAAGGCGCGCGCGAACTGCTGCAGGAAGTGGTCGAGCAGTCGCAGGATCCGCTGCAGGCCGAGGCCCGCTCGCTGCTGCTCGAAGTGGCCTGA
- the truA gene encoding tRNA pseudouridine(38-40) synthase TruA, whose translation MNRIALGLHYDGAAFSGWQSQPHRNTVQDHLEDAIERFAGVRLLTTVAGRTDAGVHALGQVIHLDTELVREPFSWVRGVNAFLPPSIALQWALPVDDGFHARFLAYERMYYYALYTGPHRVPMVHGRAGYQMLPPGQRLDVDAMRAAAAHLIGEHDFSAFRAAECQAKSPVKTMYDVTIRDDGNWVFLRFRASAFLHHMVRNLMGCLVAVGRGRYPPQWLAQVLAGRDRKLAAPTFMPDGLYLVGVKYPDAYPIPAADPSASLFHGVFDDAA comes from the coding sequence ATGAACCGCATCGCCCTTGGCCTGCACTACGACGGCGCCGCCTTCTCCGGGTGGCAGTCGCAGCCGCACCGCAATACCGTCCAGGACCACCTCGAAGACGCCATCGAGCGCTTTGCCGGCGTGCGCCTGCTGACCACGGTGGCCGGGCGCACCGATGCCGGCGTGCACGCGCTGGGCCAGGTGATCCACCTGGACACCGAACTGGTGCGCGAGCCCTTTTCCTGGGTGCGCGGCGTCAACGCCTTCCTGCCGCCGTCGATCGCGCTGCAATGGGCGCTGCCGGTCGACGACGGCTTCCATGCCCGCTTCCTGGCGTACGAGCGCATGTATTACTACGCGCTCTACACCGGTCCGCACCGGGTGCCGATGGTGCATGGCCGCGCCGGCTACCAGATGCTGCCACCCGGGCAACGGCTCGACGTGGACGCCATGCGCGCAGCCGCGGCGCACCTGATCGGCGAGCATGATTTTTCCGCGTTCCGCGCCGCGGAATGCCAGGCCAAGTCGCCGGTCAAGACCATGTACGACGTCACCATCCGCGACGACGGCAACTGGGTGTTCCTGCGCTTCCGCGCCAGTGCCTTCCTGCACCACATGGTGCGCAACCTGATGGGCTGCCTGGTGGCGGTGGGGCGCGGGCGCTACCCGCCGCAGTGGCTGGCGCAGGTGCTGGCCGGGCGCGACCGCAAGCTGGCAGCGCCTACCTTCATGCCGGACGGCCTCTACCTGGTCGGAGTCAAGTATCCTGATGCTTACCCGATCCCCGCGGCCGACCCGTCCGCGAGCCTGTTCCATGGAGTGTTCGATGACGCAGCCTGA
- a CDS encoding phosphoribosylanthranilate isomerase: protein MTQPEGSAAHKPQRTRIKICGLTREDDVRAAVDAGADAIGLVFYPKSPRYVDVAQAAALAEAAGPFVAVTGLFVNAELEDIAHVAERVPLTLLQLHGDETPQFCTQAAQRCRLPFLRAARVRPGLDLIEFADQYRDAAALLLDAFVEGYGGGGHVFDWTLIPPAWLPPNPPVMATGNPNASGAPRIVLSGGLNAQNVAGAIERVRPYAVDVSSGVEAAKGVKDHARIAEFVRAVRSASAG, encoded by the coding sequence ATGACGCAGCCTGAGGGCAGCGCGGCGCACAAGCCGCAGCGCACCCGCATCAAGATCTGCGGCCTGACCCGCGAGGACGACGTGCGCGCCGCGGTCGACGCCGGCGCGGACGCGATCGGGCTGGTGTTCTACCCGAAAAGCCCGCGCTACGTCGATGTGGCGCAAGCCGCGGCGCTGGCCGAGGCCGCCGGGCCGTTCGTCGCGGTGACGGGCCTGTTCGTCAACGCCGAGCTGGAAGACATTGCCCATGTGGCCGAGCGTGTGCCGCTGACGCTGCTGCAACTGCACGGCGACGAGACGCCGCAGTTCTGCACGCAGGCAGCGCAGCGCTGCCGGCTGCCGTTCCTGCGCGCCGCCCGTGTCCGCCCGGGCCTCGATTTGATAGAATTCGCCGATCAATACCGTGATGCCGCTGCCTTGCTGCTCGATGCCTTCGTCGAAGGCTATGGCGGTGGCGGCCACGTCTTCGACTGGACCCTGATTCCTCCGGCATGGCTTCCGCCCAATCCCCCGGTTATGGCAACCGGCAACCCGAACGCAAGCGGCGCTCCTCGCATCGTTTTGAGTGGTGGGTTGAACGCGCAAAACGTCGCTGGCGCGATTGAGCGCGTGCGCCCCTACGCCGTCGATGTCAGCAGCGGGGTAGAGGCCGCCAAGGGCGTGAAGGACCACGCCCGCATTGCCGAATTCGTGCGCGCCGTCCGCAGCGCCAGCGCAGGATGA
- the trpB gene encoding tryptophan synthase subunit beta: protein MYDLPDSRGHFGPYGGTFVSETLVHALDELRDAYAHYQKDPEFDAEFRRELKHFVGRPSPIYHAQRWSETLGGAQIYFKREDLNHTGAHKINNVIGQALLARRMGKPRVIAETGAGQHGVATATIAARFGMECVVYMGAEDVKRQAANVYRMKLLGATVVPVESGSRTLKDALNEAMRDWVTNVENTFYIIGTVAGPHPYPMMVRDFQCVIGEEAKLQMPEMTGRQPDAVIACVGGGSNAMGIFYPYIEHQDVQLIGVEAAGDGLDTGRHAASLTGGTPGVLHGNRTYLLQDDNGQIIETHSVSAGLDYPGVGPEHAWLKDSGRAQYVPVTDEEALKAFHDCCRIEGIIPALESSHAIAYACKLAPTLPRDKLLLVNLSGRGDKDMHTVAERAGLKL from the coding sequence ATGTACGACCTGCCCGATTCCCGCGGCCATTTCGGCCCCTATGGCGGCACCTTCGTGTCCGAAACGCTGGTGCACGCGCTCGATGAGCTGCGCGACGCCTATGCGCATTACCAGAAGGATCCCGAGTTCGACGCCGAATTCCGCCGCGAGCTGAAGCACTTCGTCGGCCGCCCGTCGCCGATCTACCACGCGCAGCGCTGGAGCGAGACGCTCGGCGGCGCGCAGATCTACTTCAAGCGCGAGGACCTGAACCACACCGGCGCGCACAAGATCAACAACGTCATCGGCCAGGCGCTGCTGGCCAGGCGCATGGGCAAGCCGCGCGTGATCGCCGAGACCGGCGCCGGGCAGCACGGCGTGGCCACGGCCACCATCGCCGCCCGCTTCGGCATGGAGTGCGTGGTCTACATGGGCGCCGAGGACGTCAAGCGCCAGGCCGCCAACGTCTACCGCATGAAGCTGCTGGGCGCGACCGTGGTGCCGGTGGAAAGCGGCTCGCGCACGCTCAAGGACGCGCTCAACGAGGCCATGCGCGACTGGGTCACCAACGTCGAGAACACCTTCTACATCATCGGCACCGTGGCCGGCCCGCACCCGTACCCGATGATGGTGCGCGACTTCCAGTGCGTGATCGGCGAGGAAGCCAAGCTGCAGATGCCGGAAATGACCGGGCGCCAGCCGGATGCGGTGATCGCCTGCGTCGGCGGCGGCTCCAATGCCATGGGCATCTTCTACCCGTACATCGAGCACCAGGACGTGCAGCTGATCGGCGTCGAAGCCGCCGGCGATGGCCTCGACACCGGCCGCCACGCGGCTTCGCTGACCGGCGGCACGCCGGGCGTGCTGCACGGCAACCGCACCTACCTGCTGCAGGACGACAACGGCCAGATCATCGAGACCCATTCGGTCTCGGCCGGCCTGGACTACCCCGGCGTCGGCCCCGAGCATGCCTGGCTCAAGGACAGTGGCCGCGCGCAGTATGTGCCGGTCACCGACGAGGAAGCGCTCAAGGCTTTCCACGACTGCTGCCGCATCGAGGGCATCATCCCGGCGCTGGAATCGAGCCATGCCATCGCCTATGCCTGCAAGCTGGCGCCGACGCTGCCCAGGGACAAGCTGCTGCTGGTGAACCTGTCCGGCCGCGGCGACAAGGACATGCACACCGTGGCCGAGCGCGCGGGGCTCAAGCTCTGA
- a CDS encoding site-specific DNA-methyltransferase, with translation MRALPPTGLAVGGAGAPDAAGAPDSAQLRLFQEDMFEGIARLPDGSVDLIVADPPYGLGKDYGNDSDLLSGQAYLDWSERWMDAVVPKLAPRGTLYLFCTWQYSPELFVMLKRRLTMINEIIWDRRVPSMGGTTRKFSSVHDNIGFFAKARDYYFDLDPVRIPYDPETKKARSRPRFEGKKWLEVGYNPKDLWSVSRIHRQDPERANHPTQKPLEIVERMVLSSCPPGGLVLDPFAGSGTTAVACLRHGRRFVGYEINPEYVQVACGRVAAAAQAMPAIEPDAAPTLAAANDDASPAPRPHLIP, from the coding sequence ATGCGCGCGCTGCCTCCGACCGGACTTGCCGTGGGCGGCGCCGGCGCGCCGGATGCTGCCGGCGCCCCCGACTCCGCCCAGTTGCGCCTGTTCCAGGAAGACATGTTCGAGGGCATTGCCCGCCTGCCGGACGGCTCGGTGGACCTGATCGTCGCCGATCCGCCGTACGGGCTGGGCAAGGACTACGGCAACGATTCCGACCTGCTGTCGGGCCAGGCCTACCTGGACTGGTCCGAGCGCTGGATGGACGCGGTGGTGCCGAAGCTCGCGCCCAGGGGCACGCTCTACCTGTTCTGCACGTGGCAGTACTCGCCGGAGCTGTTCGTGATGCTGAAGCGGCGCCTGACCATGATCAACGAGATCATCTGGGACCGCCGCGTGCCCAGCATGGGCGGCACCACGCGCAAGTTCTCGTCGGTGCACGACAACATCGGCTTCTTCGCCAAGGCGCGCGACTACTACTTCGATCTCGACCCGGTGCGCATCCCGTACGACCCCGAGACCAAGAAGGCGCGCAGCCGGCCGCGTTTCGAAGGCAAGAAGTGGCTGGAGGTGGGCTACAACCCGAAGGACCTGTGGAGCGTCTCGCGCATCCACCGCCAGGACCCGGAGCGCGCTAACCATCCGACGCAGAAGCCGCTGGAGATCGTCGAGCGCATGGTGCTGTCGAGCTGCCCGCCGGGTGGCCTGGTGCTGGATCCGTTCGCCGGCAGCGGCACCACCGCGGTGGCGTGCCTGCGCCACGGCCGGCGCTTTGTCGGCTACGAGATCAACCCGGAGTACGTGCAGGTGGCGTGCGGGCGCGTGGCCGCGGCAGCGCAAGCCATGCCCGCGATCGAGCCCGATGCCGCCCCAACCCTGGCCGCCGCCAATGACGATGCCTCGCCGGCGCCGCGGCCTCACCTGATTCCCTGA
- the trpA gene encoding tryptophan synthase subunit alpha produces MSRIQKTFAALAAQQKKGLIPFITAGDPEPGLTVALMHALVAGGADVIELGVPFSDPMADGPVIQRASERALAQGVSLTQVLQWVREFRQTNADTPVVLMGYANPIERMGEAAFAKAASAAGVDGVLVVDYPPEECESFAGLMRDHGMDPIFLLAPTSTDARIEAVARVASGYLYYVSLKGVTGSAAIDLDSVAARLPLIKQHANLPVGVGFGIRDAQTARAIGSVADAVVIGSRLVQLLEDTPREQAVAKLQSFIAEIRQALDA; encoded by the coding sequence ATGTCCCGTATCCAGAAGACGTTCGCGGCGCTGGCCGCGCAGCAGAAGAAGGGCCTGATTCCGTTCATCACCGCCGGCGATCCCGAGCCCGGCCTGACCGTGGCGCTGATGCACGCGCTGGTGGCGGGCGGCGCCGACGTGATCGAGCTGGGGGTGCCGTTCTCCGACCCCATGGCCGACGGCCCGGTGATCCAGCGCGCCTCCGAGCGCGCGCTGGCGCAGGGCGTGTCGCTGACGCAGGTGCTGCAGTGGGTTCGCGAGTTCCGCCAGACCAATGCCGATACGCCGGTGGTGCTGATGGGCTATGCCAACCCGATCGAGCGCATGGGCGAAGCGGCTTTTGCCAAGGCTGCCAGCGCCGCCGGCGTCGACGGCGTGCTGGTGGTCGACTATCCGCCCGAGGAGTGCGAGTCGTTCGCCGGGCTGATGCGCGACCACGGCATGGACCCGATCTTCCTGCTGGCGCCGACCTCGACCGATGCGCGCATCGAGGCGGTCGCGCGTGTCGCCAGCGGCTACCTGTACTACGTCTCGCTCAAGGGCGTGACCGGCTCGGCCGCGATCGACCTCGACAGCGTGGCGGCGCGCCTGCCGCTGATCAAGCAGCACGCCAACCTGCCGGTGGGGGTGGGCTTCGGCATCCGCGACGCGCAGACCGCGCGCGCGATCGGCAGCGTGGCCGATGCCGTGGTGATCGGCAGCCGGCTGGTGCAGTTGCTGGAAGACACGCCGCGGGAGCAGGCCGTGGCGAAGCTGCAATCGTTCATCGCCGAAATTCGTCAGGCGCTGGACGCCTGA
- the accD gene encoding acetyl-CoA carboxylase, carboxyltransferase subunit beta — MSWLDKLLPPKIQQTDPSTRKGIPEGLWVKCPSCESTLYRTDVEANLHVCPKCDHHMRISARARLDALLDAEGRYEIGQEIVPVDALKFKDSKKYPDRIKAAMEDTGETDAMVVMGGAIHTIPVVASCFEFEFMGGSMGSVVGERFVRGAQAALEQKVPFICFTATGGARMQESLLSLLQMAKTTAMLNQLSAAKLPFISVLTDPTMGGVSASFAFLGDVVIAEPKALIGFAGPRVIEQTVREKLPEGFQRSEFLLTKGAIDMIVDRRKMRAELAQLLALLQKQPADAVA; from the coding sequence ATGAGCTGGTTGGATAAACTCCTGCCCCCCAAGATTCAACAGACCGACCCCAGCACCCGCAAGGGCATCCCCGAGGGGTTGTGGGTCAAGTGCCCGTCGTGCGAGTCCACCCTGTACCGGACCGACGTCGAGGCCAACCTGCACGTCTGCCCCAAGTGCGACCACCATATGCGCATCAGCGCACGCGCGCGGCTGGACGCGCTGCTGGACGCCGAGGGCCGCTATGAGATCGGCCAGGAAATCGTGCCGGTCGACGCGCTCAAGTTCAAGGATTCCAAGAAGTACCCGGACCGCATCAAGGCCGCCATGGAAGACACCGGCGAGACCGATGCCATGGTGGTGATGGGCGGTGCCATCCACACCATCCCGGTGGTGGCGAGCTGCTTCGAGTTCGAGTTCATGGGCGGCTCGATGGGCTCGGTGGTGGGCGAGCGCTTCGTGCGCGGCGCGCAGGCCGCGCTCGAGCAGAAGGTGCCGTTCATCTGCTTTACCGCCACCGGCGGCGCACGCATGCAGGAAAGCCTGCTGTCGCTGCTGCAGATGGCCAAGACCACGGCGATGCTGAACCAGCTGAGCGCGGCCAAGCTGCCGTTCATCAGCGTGCTGACCGACCCGACCATGGGCGGCGTGTCGGCTTCGTTCGCCTTCCTGGGCGACGTGGTGATCGCCGAACCGAAGGCGCTGATCGGCTTTGCCGGCCCGCGCGTGATCGAGCAGACCGTGCGCGAGAAGCTGCCGGAAGGCTTCCAGCGCTCGGAATTCCTGCTGACCAAGGGCGCCATCGACATGATCGTCGACCGCCGCAAGATGCGCGCCGAACTGGCGCAGCTGCTGGCGCTGCTGCAGAAGCAGCCCGCCGACGCGGTGGCCTGA
- the folC gene encoding bifunctional tetrahydrofolate synthase/dihydrofolate synthase: protein MPVFHTLPEWLAHLETAHPVGIDMGLTRITRVKEALGLRIDAAVFTVGGTNGKGSTCAMLERILLEAGYKVGCHTSPHLISFNERARLNGEIATDAQLLPHFEAVEHARNSFADPVSLTYFEFTTLAILHCFAAAGLDAIVLEVGLGGRLDATNVIDTDCAIITSVDIDHTQYLGNTREEIGYEKAGIFRPGVPAICGDPVPPKSLLAHAEAVGAELWLVGRDYHFQAAKGQERQQWDWSGGGRKLNGLGYPALRGANQLLNASAALAALQALRERLPVSAQEVRNGLAFVELPGRFQVLPGRPAVILDVAHNPHAAATLGQNLENMGFFRYTYAVFGAMQDKDIAGVLQHVADKVDHWCLCDLPTERAASAADLLGKLEAGGFQPGPDATAACFPSPEAAFRDAIERATENDRILVFGSFYTVAGVMAYRATQAN from the coding sequence ATGCCTGTCTTCCACACGCTCCCCGAATGGCTCGCCCATCTCGAAACCGCCCATCCCGTGGGCATCGACATGGGCCTGACGCGCATCACGCGCGTGAAGGAAGCCCTGGGGCTGCGCATCGACGCCGCGGTCTTTACCGTGGGCGGCACCAACGGCAAGGGCTCGACCTGCGCCATGCTCGAGCGCATCCTGCTGGAAGCCGGCTACAAGGTGGGCTGCCATACCTCGCCGCACCTGATCTCGTTCAACGAGCGCGCGCGCCTGAACGGCGAGATCGCCACCGACGCGCAGCTGCTGCCGCACTTCGAGGCGGTCGAGCATGCGCGCAACAGCTTTGCCGACCCGGTCAGCCTGACCTACTTCGAGTTCACCACGCTGGCGATCCTGCATTGCTTTGCCGCGGCCGGCCTCGATGCGATCGTGCTGGAAGTGGGGCTGGGCGGCCGCCTCGACGCGACCAATGTGATCGATACCGACTGCGCCATCATCACCAGCGTCGATATCGACCATACCCAGTACCTGGGCAACACCCGCGAGGAAATCGGCTACGAGAAGGCCGGCATCTTCCGTCCGGGCGTGCCCGCGATCTGCGGCGACCCGGTGCCGCCCAAGTCGCTGCTGGCACATGCCGAAGCGGTCGGCGCCGAGCTGTGGCTGGTGGGGCGCGACTACCATTTCCAGGCCGCCAAGGGCCAGGAGCGCCAGCAATGGGACTGGAGCGGCGGCGGGCGCAAGCTCAACGGCCTGGGCTACCCGGCGCTGCGCGGCGCCAACCAGCTGCTGAATGCATCCGCGGCGCTGGCGGCGCTGCAGGCGCTGCGCGAGCGTCTGCCGGTGAGCGCGCAGGAAGTGCGCAACGGACTGGCCTTCGTCGAGCTGCCGGGCCGGTTCCAGGTGCTGCCGGGCCGTCCGGCCGTGATCCTCGACGTGGCGCACAATCCGCACGCGGCCGCCACGCTGGGGCAGAACCTCGAGAACATGGGCTTCTTCCGCTACACCTATGCGGTGTTCGGGGCGATGCAGGACAAGGACATCGCCGGGGTGCTGCAGCATGTGGCCGACAAGGTCGACCACTGGTGCCTGTGCGACCTGCCGACCGAGCGCGCGGCCAGCGCCGCGGACCTGCTCGGCAAGCTCGAGGCAGGGGGCTTCCAGCCCGGCCCGGATGCCACCGCGGCCTGCTTTCCCAGCCCCGAGGCGGCATTCCGCGACGCCATCGAGCGTGCCACCGAGAATGATAGAATTCTGGTCTTCGGATCGTTCTATACCGTCGCCGGCGTGATGGCCTATCGTGCCACGCAGGCTAACTGA